A region from the Chrysoperla carnea chromosome 4, inChrCarn1.1, whole genome shotgun sequence genome encodes:
- the LOC123298901 gene encoding zinc finger protein 665-like: MSSYTFHGIKISEEKPVKPKPFSCDVCDRTFTQFVHLVSHKRIHTGEKSFLCDFCGKAFRYKNNLVEHKRIHTGEKPYACDVCTKAFTTNSDLVKHKRKHTGEKPFTCDVCGKSYTQKASLAKHQRIVHTGERPYYCNICEKSFTTQYILAKHQKLHTGEQPVPGVRDKTVSNQREHSTLANLLGNQLIQNFPYNYDKTFPQNHHLVENRQIATGINPFSYFSGVSTSTERTDTSHPAIPEIISPPENSRPSITTTIHSVESVRSENVESIRNDNQIDPESLIKNENIKVEQQENSFSYDVDDSNSCGGGMDDADPPSPLTEPIKTEQKLEIDLVVKDETIKTEETTDEGLVKDDLPETEIKEEEKPFSCDVCGKGFLKNRNLRRHKRLIHNKGKTFPCDECDKVFKHKRDLVIHELDHSGEAGYPCNECDMTFTNTKNLRRHQKLHNRFNFACDVCDQVFTFHKDLAEHKKIHSTGDKPFACDMCDKKFSRKSLFTEHKRMHTGEKPFACKLCDKSFTSNRALTAHHGTHTGRKPHLCALCGKAFAKNLDLQRHQRIHTGERPFTCDVCGKTFINRCNLVEHRRIHSGEKPFTCEICAKSFTQRMNLYRHQVTHTKEKRFTCSLCAKNFGYKSSLVEHERIVHNGEKNFACTVCDKKFGQKSSVLEHERVIHNGEKRHTCDVCNKKFGYKFNLVEHKKRMHTREPQVYGCDVCFKQFRRANHLVNHKKTHSEKPCDYLSALASKISI, translated from the exons atgtcaaGTTATACATTTCATGGtataa aaatatcagaAGAAAAACCTGTAAAaccaaaaccattttcatgtgatgtttgtgatagAACTTTTACACAATTTGTTCATTTAGTTTCtcataaacgtattcatacGGGTGAAAAGAGTTTTCTATGTGATTTTTGTGGTAAAGCatttcgatataaaaacaatttagttgaacataaacgaattcatactggagaaaaaccgtaTGCGTGTGATGTGTGTACAAAAGCATTTACGACCAACAgtgatttagttaaacataaacgaaaACATACCGGAGAGAAACCGTTTACTTGTGATGTTTGTGGAAAATCGTATACGCAAAAAGCTAGTTTAGCGAAACATCAACGGATTGTTCATACGGGTGAAAGACCTTATTATTGTAACATATGTGAGAAATCGTTTACAACTCAATATATTTTAGCGAAACATCAAAAATTGCATACTGGCGAACAACCTGTTCCGG GTGTTCGTGATAAAACAGTGTCCAACCAGAGAGAACATTCAACCTTAGCCAATTTACTTGGAAATCAACTAATTCAAAATTTCCCATACAATTATGATAAAACCTTTCCCCAAAATCATCATTTAGTTGAAAATAGACAAATTGCGACTGGAATAAAcccattttcatattttagtgGTGTTAGCACTAGTACAGAACGAACCGATACGTCGCATCCAGCCATACCTGAAATAATTTCACCGCCTGAAAATTCCCGTCCCTCAATCACGACCACTATTCATTCTGTCGAAAGTGTACGAAGTGAAAATGTCGAAAGTATACGAAATGATAATCAAATTGATCCAGAATCCTTGATcaagaatgaaaatattaaagttgaacaacaagaaaattcattttcatatgATGTTGACGATAGTAATAGTTGTGGAGGGGGTATGGACGATGCAGATCCACCAAGTCCATTAACGGAACCCataaaaactgaacaaaaattAGAAATCGATTTAGTCGTTAAAGATGAAACTATTAAGACTGAAGAAACTACCGACGAAGGTTTAGTGAAAGATGATCTACCTGAAACAGAAATTAAAGAggaagaaaaaccattttcatgtgatgtatGTGGAAAAGGTTttctaaaaaatcgaaatttacgtCGACATAAACGACTTATCCATAACAAGGGAAAAACATTTCCTTGTGATGAGTGCGATAAAGTTTTTAAGCATAAACGGGATTTAGTAATACACGAACTAGATCATAGTGGAGAAGCCGGTTATCCGTGTAACGAATGCGATATGACCTTTACAAATACGAAAAATCTACGCAGACATCAAAAACTACATAATAGATTCAATTTTGCCTGTGATGTTTGCGATcaagtttttacattccataagGATTTAGcagaacataaaaaaattcattcgacCGGCGATAAACCATTTGCATGCGATATGTGTGATAAGAAATTTAGTCGGAAAAGTCTGTTTACCGAACATAAACGAATGCACACGGGAGAAAAGCCGTTCGCATGTAAactttgtgataaatcatttaccaGTAACAGAGCTTTAACCGCCCATCACGGAACCCATACTGGTAGAAAGCCGCATTTATGTGCACTTTGTGGTAAAGCATTCGCGAAAAATCTCGACTTACAAAGGCATCAACGTATCCATACTGGAGAACGACCGTTTACTTGCGATGTTTGtggtaaaacatttataaatcgATGTAATCTAGTCGAACATCGACGAATTCATTcgggtgaaaaaccatttacatGTGAAATATGTGCGAAATCATTCACGCAACGTATGAACTTATATCGACATCAAGTAACGCATACGAAAGAGAAACGTTTTACATGTAGTCTTTGTGCGAAAAATTTTGGCTATAAATCCAGTTTGGTTGAACATGAAAGAATTGTTCATAATGGAGAAAAGAATTTCGCGTGTACTGTTTGTGATAAGAAATTTGGCCAGAAATCCAGTGTATTGGAACATGAACGAGTTATTCATAATGGAGAAAAACGTCATAcctgtgatgtttgtaataagaAATTTgggtataaatttaatttggttgAGCATAAAAAAAGAATGCATACACGAGAACCCCAAGTTTATGGATGTGATGTTTGTTTCAAACAGTTTCGCAGAGCTAATCATTTGGTTAATCATAAGAAAACACATAGCGAAAAACCa TGCGATTATCTATCAGCATTAGCTAGTAAAATCAGTATTTAG